Genomic window (Lampris incognitus isolate fLamInc1 chromosome 3, fLamInc1.hap2, whole genome shotgun sequence):
caacacggggatcaccggttcgaatccccgtgttacctccggcttggtcaggcgtccctacagacacaattggccgtgtctgcgggtgggaagccggatgtgggtacgtgtcctggtcactgcacattaatcttcctctggtcggttgggacgcctgttcgggggggagggggaactggggggaatagcgtgatcttcccacgcgctacgtccccctggcgaaactcctcaccgtcaggtgaaaagaagcggctggtgactccacatgtatgggaggaggcatgtggtagtctgcagccctcctcggctcggcagagggggtggagcagcgaccgggatggctcggaagagtggggtaactggccggatacagttgaggagaaaaaggggtaaaaaaaaccccaaaaaacccccaaagTTGATGGTTTTCTCCAAGGCAAAGAAAAGGCCTTTAATCTTACCCCAAATTGTCCCCCACCAGGGTCATCAGACTTGACAAAGTTGATACTTTCAGATACCTTGGTATTTTAATTGACGAGTCCTTGTCGTTTAAGGAACATATTAAGCAGCTAATCGTGAAACTGAACCCGAAGCTTGGTTTTTATTTTAGGATGAAGGCTCGTTTCTCCTCTGACGCCAGCAGGAGGCTTGCTTCTGCAGCCTTAATGACCGTCTTAGATTATGGTTGCCTTTTGTAATCACATGCATCTGGCTAATGGCTTCAGTCCACTGACACAGTCATGCATGGTGCACCGAGGTTCATCACAAACTGAAAGGCTCAACGCTACACACTTTATTCCATGGGTATCTGTTTATCTATAAGGCGGTTCTTGGCCTTTTGCCTACTTATTTGTGTAGTTATGTGTGTAGGAGCAATGGGGCAGGGCATTCCCTGCGCTCCCAGGACACAGTCCTAATGTCCGTCCCTACTGTGCACACTAGGATTGGAAAGAAGGTTTTTTAGCCCCCCTTTTCTTGGATTTGTCTCCAAAGGGAGCTAAAATTGGTCGACCTGGTGTCCCTAAATGGTTTCAAGTTAACCTTGATAAACAGAGAGGAAGAGTCCCTGTCCTGCCTCTGTTTTTAACTctgtaaatcagaatcagaatcctgtttataggccatgtaggtttgcactacatggaatgggACTCCGCTTTCATGTCGCTGTGCACTTAACATACAATATCAACACTACaacgcaacaatcttcagatttgaacacaaggattgactatatacaggtgaaataagaggtgattaagcgcagtggtgcagagaatatatcagagatgctgaaatagatgttagcaggttacttacatacatgcctgaggtaggtggacatgacagagggTACCAGTATAAGAACAATGTACGGTACAGTATGTGCAAAATGGTTGGATTCATTTGACAGTGTGAAGCGTTCATTTGAGTGACAGCTCGCGGAAAGAAActatttttatatctggttgttttggggtacagtgttctgtagcgcctaccagaggggaggagttggaacaggttgtgaccagggtgtgatgggtctgcagtgatgttgcctgcccgttcccTGAGTCAGAAgggtgtaagtcctgaatggagggcaggttggcaccaacgattttctctgcagacctaactgccTGTTGTAGTCtgtgcctgtcctgtttggtggccgaaccaaaccagacggtgatggatgtgcagaggacagactggattattgcggcgtagaactgaatcagcagttcctgaggcaggctgaacttcttgagctggcggataaagaacatcctctgctgggcctttttgatgattgtacctactatgttggatgcccaccttaggtcctggcagattgtggaacccagaaatctgtaggttttcactgcagacaccatgGTGTTGAGTATGGGGAGGGGGAGGcagttttcggggggggggggcacctcttgaagtccactgtcatctccactgttttgagtgtgttcagctccaggttgttattgccgcaccagagggccagctgatggggtttcttggggactgggatgatagtggaactCTTGAAgctggaggggacttcacacagttccagttgatggttccctgcagtgtggggtgaatggtctcctgtagttggtaaagtCTATCAAATCgccccagactgatgatgggtcgttggcagagaACCTgtctttcaacttttcagagtagtacctttttgccactctgatctcctttgtgagtgtatttctggctttgttataccggatcctatctccactcctgtaggcttcctctttggcctgacgaagctgcctgagctttgctgtgaaccagggctcgtttttgttaaaggtacagaaggttttggtgggcacacacatgtcctcacaaaagctgatgtaagatgtcacagtgtcactaagtccatccaggtctgtagatgcagcctcaaaaacactacaGTCAGTGCAGTCCAGGCAGGCCAGGagtccagttttgactcatcggtccatttcctcacagttttaaccacaggctttgcagatttgagTTTCTGCAAATGTATATATTGATACCCTGTTTTTCACTTGTTATAGTCGACTGTTTTTGTTGGAACTTTGGGTTTGTCTGCTGCCGCCTACCTTGGCCAGGGCATACTTGTAAGAGATTTCTAATCTCAATGAGTTTCTTCCCTGgtgaaataaaggttaaataaataaaatatgtgtTATATATATGATGTCTGAAGTCTAACtaaaaaactttttctttttcttttttggcagaGCCAATGGACACCACTTACTCCACAAGGTACTTTGTGAACTATTTACAGTTAATGGAGAGTCTAAATATTACAGGTGTACCATGTCGGATGGTGATTTCTGTGGCTATTCATAGGCCAGCAATAGCCAAGATGTCTGGTTGGCATTGTGGCAGCCAGCGTCCATTCATACCGATGGCTCTGTAcatagctgtagtccactgacttccggtttctactgcagcggtcataccagtttcctgttcgaTGGCGTGCGcgtttgacaatggcatatttttcgcgatgcctgcgagatttaccatgtTCCCTACCATCAAGTTACGTCCGTCCGTCCATAACTTGAcacgtacaacttgaaactttccacctgtttgctgggaggtgcaggtggaggtgtgtggacagttgtgtgcgtgtggttgacatgtgtccatggtgaatcttgcaggcatcgcgaaaaatatgccgttgtcaacagcacacgccaacaaacaggaaactggtatgaccgctgcagtagaaaccggaagtcagtgggctaCACTTATGCACAGAGCCGGATTGCGTCGCCAAGTCCCAGCGGGCGGGCGAGCACCATTCCAACCAATAAAATCATCAAATGCTTTgcactgtccaatcaaatcacacCCCTCCTTACATTTTTGTCCCGCCCCACTGGGAAATAGTCCGTCACACGACGGAAGTGACACGCTCAAAATGGCGTCTCACGTTGAAAGTCTTACATGGTACACCTCTGAATCAGCATGGCGTGAACGTTCTAGATGAATTATCAACTTCTTGTTCTTCTAATACGGTTTGCTTTTTTCTGCTCTCCTATGTGCGTCACAAACCTCAGCAACAGACTGCACGCATATTAAGGCTCTCTCACCAAGCGCATCCAGCGGCCTTTACTTCGTCCAGCCGCCGGGCGCGTGGTCTCCCTTCCAGGTACCGAAATCCTGCTCAGTCCTCCATCTCGCACCTTCACCACTCCACCTCTGGGACCGACTAGTTTCTTCCTGGTGACCCGCTGCTGCGCTGCTGCGCTGCTGCGCTCCCACCAGCGCCTCGGCCTTTTTCGTCGAGAACCACCGCGCACCATTCATGCCAACAGCATTTGTGGTGTAATTGCCACAAAGGTCCATGAGAGGGCGCTAAGATACACATACCTTTCCAGAGGGACGAGAGGGAAAGCTCCATCGttgcaataataacaataataataatgagtttttctttctttctatttcattttgttgttgcttttaatCAGTAATGTAGAATGATCTTTTCAATATATTCAAAAAGTGCAAgaaatctactactgctactactttcggctgctcccgcccgttaggggtcgctgcagcggatcatccgtttccatttctttgtgTGCGAGAAATAAACACAGATAAAAGAACATTTGCAAAAATGAAAGAATTTAAAAGAAAAATACATGACACGATCAACGCCCGTAACAACAACAAATGAAGTAGGTTTGTAACGATGATGCTGATTCTCTGATACCACAACTAATTTGCAtaactacaaagaacactgtcTGCAGTGTAGGAGGTAGTGAGTCACAAAAatatgtttttcttcttcttatttttCAACATCACATTAATCCACACAGGTGTACTGCGAGATGCGTCCCGACGGAGGCTGGACCGTGTTTCAGAGACGCAGCGGCGGCGCGGTGTCCTTCAACAGGAACTGGGCGGCGTACAAAAATGGCTTCGGGAACCTGAATGGTAAGttatgaacatccatccatccaccatccaaaccgcttatcctgctctgagggtcgcggggatgctggagcctatcccagcagtcattgggcggcagttggggagacgccgtggacaggccgccaggccatcacacagggcccacacacacattcacacctagggacaatttggtgttcacctggcctgcatgtctctggagtgtgggaggaaagcggagcccctGGAGGGAGGAACATTCAGATCTGTCAGGAGGCCTTCCGGTGATACAGGGAACATGAGGTTTAGCGAGCGTGGCACGAATCCTGTTTATGTACCGGTTCCTTCCAGAGCAGCGTTCGACACTGCTGGGTTCAGTCGTCCAACTGTGGCGCTGTGACATGGAGACCAGAGGGGTGGACGGTATTgatgctgtagcgaattcggggggcagccgggcaccgccgccacagccgggacgcgaacccgggtctcccgcaccgcgggcgacaacggtaaccaatcgactaaagggtccgaccccttagccgagggctagcgagtctggtcatccgtggtcgttacactaccccccctccccctccttcgggaggcgcgtcccagctccctcacgcctctgggctccGGTGCTTCCGaggacctcacggtctcaccatcccacttctgacaccaatgtagggaaTTCGGGTGGCGGCCGTGGGAACCGCcgaagccgggacgcgaacccgggtctcccgcaccgcgggcgacgacgttgaccagtcgactaaagggtgcagcccattagccaagggctcggGGGTGTAGTCTTCATTGTCGCTACGATATTAAAATCCAGTATCAGGATATTTCTGACTGAATGCCTCGATATTGACAACGTGAGGACATTAAGTCGAGGACAACGGACGTTTCTTGAGAAATTCACACAGCAGCAAATGAGGACAAATGATCTTCAGTAATGTGGACGTGACGACCAAGCAGGTAGACACAGTCATCGGTCATGTCACCGAACAGTGGAACGAGTTCAGAAAACCGCCTCGCTGTACTGCAACGCGGCCTTTAAGGCCAGGGACTGACCACGTTTCAGTTCTATCACCACACCACCACAACCCCAACACACCTGGCCTCACATCATACTGATATACTTCCCGTCGTTAATTAGTAATCAATCTATCTGAACTGTGTGGACACCTTCTCAGCTCCAGCTGGCACCACTGAAAAGATGGTCAGACTCACAGACGTGTAGACATGCCATTCAAAATCAACAAGACTGTTGCagagggtttcctccgggggcgccggtgtcctcccacagtccgaagacatgcaggtcaggtgaatcggccgtactacattgtccctaagtgtgaatgtgtgtgtgtgttggccctgtgatggcctggcggtctgtccagggtgtctccccgcctgctgcctagtgactgctgggataggctgcagcatcctcgcgaccctgagagcaggataagcggcttggataatggatggatgggttgaaggatggatggatggatggatggatggatggatgggttgaaggatggatggatggattgaaggatggatggatggatggatggatggatgggttgaaggatggatggatggatggatggatggatggatggatggatgggttgaaggatggatggatggatggatgggttgaaggatggatggatggatggatggatggatgggttgaaggatggatggatggatggatggatggatgggttgaaggatggatggatggatggatggatggatggatggatggatggatggatgggttgaaggatggagggatggatggatggatggatggatgggttgaaggatggatggatggatggatggatggatggatggatgggttgaaggatggagggatggatggatggatggatgggttgaaggatggatggatggatggatggatggatgggttgaaggatggagggatggatggatggatggatgggttgaaggatggatggatggatgggttgaaggatggatggatggatggatggatggatggatgggttgaaagatggatggatggatggatgggttgaaggatggagggatggatggatgggttgaaggatggagggatggatggatggatggatggatggatggattgaaggatggatggatggatgggttgaaggatggatggatggatggatggatgggttgaaggatggatggatggatggatgggttgaaggatggatggatggatggatggatgggttgaaggatggatggatggatggatggattgatggatggatgggttgaaggatggatggatggatggatggatggatggatgggttgaaggatggagggatggatggatggatggatggatggatgggttgaaggatggatggatggatggatggatgggttgaaggatggagggatggatggatggatggatggatgggttgaaggatggatggatggatggatgggttgaaggatggagggatggatggatggatggatgggttgaaggatggatggatggatgggttgaaggatggatggatggatggatggatggatgggttgaaagatggatggatggatggatgggttgaaggatggagggatggatggatgggttgaaggatggatggatggatggatggatggatgggttgaaggatggatggatggatggatgggttgaaggatggatggatggatgggttgaaggatggatggaagggttgaaggatggatggatgggttgaaggATGTTTCAGAGCTAGTGAACCTCATTAGTCATCTGCCTCCACCTCCTGACCGGCCCACGCTCCGACCGCCTCACCACCAGACGCCGTTAAAGCGAAAaaaaatttctccccaattgtacccggccaattactccactcttccgagccgtcccggtctctgctccaccccctctgctgatcaggggagggctgcagactaccacatgcctcctcccatacatgtggagtcaccagccgcttctcttcacctgacagtgaggagtttcaccagggggacgtagcacgtgggaggatcacgctattccccccagttcccccctcccccctgaacaggctccctgaccaaccagaggaggcgctagtgcagcgaccaggacacatacccacatccagcttcccacccacagacacggccaattgtgtctgtagggacgcccgaccaagccggagggaacacggggattcgaaccggcgatccccatgttggtaggcaatggactagaccgccacgcccccccgATGGCCCCGTCATAGTGATCTTTAAATGCGTCATcctttctctttgtgtgtgtgtgtgtgtgtttgtctcagcGGATCACTGGCTGGGTCTGAGTAAGGTCCACTCTCTGACCAAGGACCAGACGAGGAGGTGGACCTTGCGGGTCGACCTGTGGGACTACGAGGAAGGAACCGCCTACGCCGAGTACAGCGACTTCCGTCTGGACTCGCAGACCGAAGCCTACAAGCTCCACGTCGGAACATTCCGGGGAGATGCAGGTAAACAAAGGCTCCTTCACCACCTTCGTCCTCCTCGCGGAGCTTTGTAGAAATGTTGAAAATGTCGCCCGTCTTCACAAACAAACGCACAAACTCGCAACACGTCCACAAAGCCGGCCTTTGGCTCGCTCTGGGAAACATTCCTATACGCAAGGTACCTCAAACCTGGTTTTCACTACACAACAGTTTAACACGGCGTCCGGCACAATGCAGCTTGCCCCTGGACCCCTTGAACTTTGACCTCCACCAGTTCTCAAAATGATGAACTCCTGTTATAGCGTGGATAGCAATTCATCGAGATGACAACTTGAGGTAAATCAAAACCATTAGTGACAAAAGTTCTGGCTGGAAAACCACACGACCTCTGCATCGCCCGGACCCAAACCCGCTCCAGCATGGAGCTGAACCACCAAGAGACCGCCTTCCACGTCTCTGGGGAATGTCAAGTCCTTCGCTGCAGCAGTTTTTCCTTGAAGTcggtgacagacagacaaacgatTGTTGTATTTTCTCACCTGGTTCGTTGCTCATTGACTCATTTATAATCTGACATTCTAGAGACCAGCCGTTCGGTGTTGCTGCACAACAATCCTACTGTAACACACCCTGcatgggtctgtctgtgtgtgtccgtctCTCTTTCCAGGAGACGCCATCCGCGGGGCGTACGCGGGCATCGACCAGAACGGCTCGGGCTTCAGCACGTTCGACCGGGACAATGACGGCTGCTCGCCCTGCATCTTCGGCGACATCGCCGTAGCGGCCTGCAGCAGAACGGAGGGCGGCGGCTGGTGGTTCAGCAGGTGCGGCTCGGCCAACCTGCACGGGGACTGGCACCCGGCCGGCGACAACATTGGCTGGGCGTCCGGCCTCCACTGGGACACGTGGAAAGGCGCCGCCCCCTATTCGGCACGCGCCACCCGCATGATGATCAGGTCGGCGTGAGAGGGTCGCTCCTCCGTCCCGACACACCGGCCGAAAGACGAGTTTGAAATGAAGAAAGGCTTTGACCAGTCACATTTACGTTGGTTATACGGTGTCAGATCAGCCACGTGTGCACAGTAAACTTCAGCATCTACACAGAAGTTTCCATGTAGCATAGGAGTACATGTAGCATAGTAGTACATGTAGCATAGGAGTACATGTAGCATAGGAGTACATGTAGCATAGGAGTACATGTAGCATGGAAGTACATGTAGcatagtaatagtagtacatgTAGCATAGGAGTACATGTAGcatagtaatagtagtacatgTAGCATAGGAGTACATGTAGCATAGAAGTACATGTAGCATGGAAGTACATGTAGcatagtaatagtagtacatgTAGCATAGTAGTACATGTAGCATAGTAGTACATGtagcatagtagtagtagtacatgtgCATGTAGCTGCGTATGGAGTGTGCCTGTATGACTGGAGGGTGGATGTCCCAGCTCCATGT
Coding sequences:
- the LOC130110676 gene encoding angiopoietin-related protein 5-like isoform X3, producing the protein MKTLTGFCGLVSALVLVLGLSEQTESQWTPLTPQDCTHIKALSPSASSGLYFVQPPGAWSPFQVYCEMRPDGGWTVFQRRSGGAVSFNRNWAAYKNGFGNLNADHWLGLSKVHSLTKDQTRRWTLRVDLWDYEEGTAYAEYSDFRLDSQTEAYKLHVGTFRGDAGDAIRGAYAGIDQNGSGFSTFDRDNDGCSPCIFGDIAVAACSRTEGGGWWFSRCGSANLHGDWHPAGDNIGWASGLHWDTWKGAAPYSARATRMMIRSA
- the LOC130110676 gene encoding angiopoietin-4-like isoform X2, with amino-acid sequence MKTLTGFCGLVSALVLVLGLSEQTESQWTPLTPQATDCTHIKALSPSASSGLYFVQPPGAWSPFQVYCEMRPDGGWTVFQRRSGGAVSFNRNWAAYKNGFGNLNADHWLGLSKVHSLTKDQTRRWTLRVDLWDYEEGTAYAEYSDFRLDSQTEAYKLHVGTFRGDADAIRGAYAGIDQNGSGFSTFDRDNDGCSPCIFGDIAVAACSRTEGGGWWFSRCGSANLHGDWHPAGDNIGWASGLHWDTWKGAAPYSARATRMMIRSA
- the LOC130110676 gene encoding angiopoietin-related protein 5-like isoform X1, with product MKTLTGFCGLVSALVLVLGLSEQTESQWTPLTPQATDCTHIKALSPSASSGLYFVQPPGAWSPFQVYCEMRPDGGWTVFQRRSGGAVSFNRNWAAYKNGFGNLNADHWLGLSKVHSLTKDQTRRWTLRVDLWDYEEGTAYAEYSDFRLDSQTEAYKLHVGTFRGDAGDAIRGAYAGIDQNGSGFSTFDRDNDGCSPCIFGDIAVAACSRTEGGGWWFSRCGSANLHGDWHPAGDNIGWASGLHWDTWKGAAPYSARATRMMIRSA